In one window of Microtus pennsylvanicus isolate mMicPen1 chromosome 2, mMicPen1.hap1, whole genome shotgun sequence DNA:
- the Ankrd33 gene encoding photoreceptor ankyrin repeat protein, translated as MSEAPSCSSNETPTPACDLKTLYWACVHNDPAELQARLDVGVSPEEVSQTDSNGRTGLMVACYHGFGTIVALLSCCPFLDVNQQDKDGNTALMLAAQAGHTPLVTLLLNYFAGLDLERRDQRGLTALMKAAIRDRAECVVALLMAGADLNSVDLVRGKTALEWAVLTDSFNTVRRIQQLLRRPQAEQLSLQYQPEWPALAQLVAQAQAAPSLLERLQATLSLSFAACPQEGGVLDHFVTVTTSLASPFLTTACLPLCPDHPPRLGTRGKSVPELLGTIPAPPPEPHPPQVVPVPQVFVPYQSPPSLLSQWLQSRDSTGTRSQIPKILLSKAPSPNRQYESILRPAGRQSLALPLWRYQERKKQEEGAKNHGVVG; from the exons ATGTCTGAGGCACCATCCTGTTCCAGCAACGAGACTCCTACCCCTGCTTGTGATCTGAAGACCCTGTACTGGGCCTGTGTCCACAATGACCCCGCTGAGCTTCAAGCAAGGCTGGATGTCGGGGTCTCCCCAGAGGAGGTTTCCCAGACGGACAGCAATGGGAGG ACAGGCCTCATGGTGGCATGCTACCATGGCTTTGGCACCATTGTGGCTCTGCTCAGCTGCTGTCCTTTTCTGGATGTGAACCAACAGGACAAAGACGGAAACACGGCCCTCATGTTGGCTGCTCAAGCAG GTCATACGCCTCTGGTGACTCTCCTGCTCAACTACTTCGCTGGCCTGGACCTGGAGCGCAGAGACCAGCGGGGGCTCACAGCTCTGATGAAGGCTGCCATTCGGGACCGCGCCGAGTGTGTGGTTGCCCTTCTCATGGCCG GTGCTGACCTGAACTCTGTGGATCTGGTCCGTGGCAAGACAGCCTTGGAGTGGGCCGTTCTGACTGACAGCTTCAACACAGTGCGGAGGATCCAGCAGCTGCTTAGGCGGCCCCAGGCAGAACAGCTCAGTCTGCAGTACCAGCCAGAGTGGCCAGCCTTGGCCCAGCTTGTGGCCCAGGCCCAGGCTGCCCCATCCCTCCTAGAAAGGCTGCAAGCTACCCTGAGCCTCTCTTTTGCTGCGTGTCCACAGGAAGGGGGTGTTCTGGACCACTTTGTGACGGTTACCACCAGCTTGGCCAGTCCCTTCCTCACCACGGCCTGCCTCCCACTGTGCCCTGACCACCCACCCAGGCTAGGCACTCGAGGCAAGTCAGTGCCCGAGCTGTTGGGTActatccctgcccctcccccagaacCCCATCCTCCTCAGGTTGTCCCTGTTCCCCAGGTCTTTGTCCCCTACCAGAGCCCTCCAAGTCTGCTCTCCCAGTGGCTACAGTCCAGGGACAGTACTGGTACCAGGTCACAAATCCCCAAGATCCTCCTCTCCAAGGCACCCTCCCCTAATAGGCAGTATGAGTCGATCCTTAGGCCTGCGGGGCGGCAAAGTCTGGCTCTTCCCCTGTGGAGATAccaggagaggaagaagcaggaggaaggagcAAAGAACCATGGGGTGGTGGGCTAA